A region from the Mesorhizobium sp. J8 genome encodes:
- a CDS encoding heme-copper oxidase subunit III, translating into MTRAPESVAFDTVRREEAADRFGMWIFLGSEAMLFGAILLVFLVAHIRYLPAFAAASKHLSLPLGTLNTAVLITSSFTMAFAHESASARRWNTAAWTLGITAFLGVAFLCIKGTEYAKEFHEGIAPVMGAPFSYQGPDPVHAQFFFSLYFALTGLHAVHLASGIAVVAGLLLSWRRTDIDSRVRRTHAIGLYWHFVDIVWIFLFPVLYLVHA; encoded by the coding sequence ATGACCCGGGCACCCGAAAGTGTAGCCTTCGATACGGTGCGGCGCGAGGAAGCCGCCGATCGTTTCGGCATGTGGATTTTCTTGGGCTCTGAAGCGATGCTTTTCGGCGCCATCCTGCTGGTCTTCCTGGTGGCGCATATCCGCTATCTTCCCGCCTTCGCAGCTGCCTCAAAACATCTGTCCTTGCCGTTGGGCACTCTCAACACCGCAGTGCTCATCACGTCGAGCTTCACCATGGCGTTTGCGCATGAGAGCGCGTCGGCACGCCGTTGGAACACCGCGGCCTGGACGCTGGGCATAACCGCTTTTTTGGGCGTCGCTTTCCTTTGCATAAAGGGGACTGAATACGCCAAGGAGTTCCACGAAGGCATCGCGCCGGTTATGGGGGCGCCTTTCTCCTACCAGGGGCCGGATCCCGTTCACGCGCAGTTCTTCTTCAGTCTCTATTTCGCGTTGACCGGCCTGCACGCAGTGCATCTGGCCAGCGGCATAGCGGTCGTTGCAGGCCTGCTTTTGTCATGGCGGCGGACCGACATCGACAGCCGTGTGCGCCGTACCCATGCGATCGGGCTTTACTGGCACTTCGTCGACATCGTGTGGATATTCCTGTTTCCCGTCCTCTATTTGGTGCACGCGTAG
- the cyoA gene encoding ubiquinol oxidase subunit II, producing MPAVSALPGCAGGVLDPQGPIGVGNRTILLNSLAVMLVIVVPTLIALLAFAWMFRATNRNARYDPNFTYSGKIELIIWSIPTLTILFLGGLIYYGSHHLDPRRPIASGQRPLEVQVVALDWKWLFLYPDQGVGTVNQLVIPAGTPVHFRLTSASVMNTFFVPQLGSMVYVMNGMQTELHLQADREDDYFGLSAHFSGDGFSDMNFRVRAVSADAFASWASSLHGKGVLDANAYRALARQSINMPPAAFGQVEPGLFDAVLRQTLPPGPGPAETAAGEPQVSPKAEPKAAPALTHPPKEGG from the coding sequence TTGCCCGCAGTCTCGGCCCTGCCCGGCTGCGCGGGAGGCGTGCTCGATCCGCAGGGACCGATCGGGGTCGGCAACCGCACCATCCTTCTGAACTCGCTTGCCGTGATGCTGGTCATCGTCGTCCCGACCTTGATCGCGCTGCTGGCCTTTGCCTGGATGTTTCGCGCCACCAACCGCAATGCGCGCTACGACCCAAATTTCACCTATTCCGGCAAGATCGAGTTGATCATCTGGTCGATCCCGACGCTCACAATCCTCTTCCTTGGTGGGCTGATCTATTACGGATCCCACCACCTCGATCCGCGCCGGCCGATCGCGTCCGGCCAGCGCCCCCTGGAAGTGCAGGTGGTGGCGCTCGACTGGAAATGGCTGTTCCTCTATCCGGACCAGGGTGTCGGAACTGTCAATCAGCTGGTCATTCCCGCTGGCACGCCGGTGCATTTCAGGCTTACCTCGGCCAGCGTGATGAACACCTTCTTCGTGCCGCAGCTCGGCAGCATGGTCTATGTCATGAACGGCATGCAGACCGAGTTGCATCTGCAGGCCGACCGCGAAGACGATTATTTCGGCCTGTCGGCTCATTTCAGCGGCGACGGCTTTTCCGACATGAACTTCCGTGTACGGGCGGTCTCCGCGGACGCATTCGCCAGTTGGGCTTCATCGCTGCATGGCAAAGGCGTCTTGGATGCCAACGCCTATCGCGCGCTTGCCCGCCAAAGCATCAACATGCCGCCTGCCGCCTTCGGCCAGGTCGAGCCTGGCCTGTTCGACGCAGTGCTGCGCCAGACCCTGCCGCCCGGACCGGGGCCAGCCGAAACCGCCGCCGGCGAGCCGCAGGTGAGCCCGAAGGCCGAGCCGAAGGCGGCGCCGGCCTTGACGCACCCGCCCAAAGAAGGAGGATGA
- a CDS encoding SCO family protein: MKSLLLAALVLLGSAVTVRAVERPSFDPKIGAQFDLGRKLRDSSGAERSLDEILSGKPALVVFGYDKCPNLCGLTQQAVASDLRKTGLDPADYRALFISIDRTETADDAASAKEVVAQSTTPAGLKAWHFLTGADGAGASLAAEAGIHFDTRPRVNQFVHPIAVLAVTPRGRISRVLPALTFEPRDLRLALVEASANKLGSIADHVFLLCAGFDTSKGQYTAPIWAALKIGGIATLLVLGSGIALLARRRA, from the coding sequence ATGAAGTCGCTGCTGTTGGCCGCATTGGTTTTGCTTGGAAGCGCCGTGACGGTGCGCGCTGTCGAGCGACCGTCCTTCGACCCCAAGATCGGAGCGCAGTTCGACCTCGGCCGCAAGCTTCGCGACTCCTCTGGAGCCGAACGATCCCTCGACGAGATTCTGTCCGGAAAGCCGGCACTCGTGGTGTTCGGCTATGACAAATGCCCGAACCTGTGCGGCCTCACGCAGCAGGCGGTCGCCTCCGACCTCCGGAAGACTGGTCTCGATCCCGCGGACTACCGCGCCCTGTTCATTTCGATCGACAGGACCGAGACGGCAGATGACGCAGCAAGTGCCAAAGAGGTTGTCGCGCAGTCAACGACGCCCGCCGGGCTGAAGGCGTGGCACTTTCTGACCGGCGCCGATGGCGCCGGCGCATCACTGGCGGCTGAGGCGGGCATCCATTTCGACACGCGACCACGCGTGAATCAATTCGTCCATCCGATCGCCGTCCTGGCCGTGACACCCAGGGGGCGCATCTCTCGCGTTCTGCCGGCCCTGACCTTCGAGCCACGCGACCTGAGGCTGGCGCTCGTCGAGGCGTCCGCGAACAAGCTGGGCTCGATCGCGGATCATGTCTTTTTGCTGTGCGCGGGGTTCGACACGTCCAAGGGGCAGTATACCGCGCCTATCTGGGCCGCGCTCAAGATCGGAGGTATCGCGACGCTGCTTGTGCTTGGCAGCGGCATCGCTCTGCTTGCGCGGAGGCGGGCATGA
- a CDS encoding GMC family oxidoreductase, producing MVNRLPSVDVVLVGFGWTGAIMAQELTEDGLEVLALERGSWRDTGTDFAPSFIQDELRYRYHGHLFEETAQETLTFRNTPDQTALPMRRLGSFLPGTGVGGSIIHWNGQAWRFLPYDFQIRSQTVARYGNAAVSQDMMLQDWGITYDELEPYYMRWEELCGIAGQAGNVKGQKQAGGNPFEGPRSKPYPTPPMKQTYGPTLFGQAAASLGLHPFPCPSGNMSQAYTNPLGVTLAPCTYCGFCEKFGCGNYSKASAQTTILPVLMRKKNFTVRTESEVTRVNVDASGKHATGVTYVDAQGNEFEQPADLVIVCAYATHNVHLLMSSGIGKIYDPGTGQGTLGKNYCYQLTPSVDLFFDDKLLNPFVGAGALGVIVDDWNGDNFDHTGLGFIHGGYIAGYMTTGRPIETELLPEGTPKWGAKWKKAFVENYLKSMSVSLMGAVMPDKSNHLDLDPSYRDVYGRPLMRMTYDFKQNELKMQDFAMGKMVEIAHAMKPREIKKSARGPHYDIEPYQSTHNTGGAIMGASPADSVINRYLQHWDVPDLFVVGASAFPHNSGYNPTGTVSALALWAADAIRRQYLKHPGPLVHT from the coding sequence ATGGTCAACAGGCTTCCGTCCGTCGACGTGGTCCTGGTTGGCTTCGGCTGGACCGGAGCAATCATGGCGCAGGAGCTTACGGAAGACGGGCTCGAGGTGCTCGCGCTGGAGCGCGGCAGCTGGCGCGACACGGGAACCGACTTTGCGCCCAGCTTCATTCAGGATGAGCTGCGCTACCGCTATCACGGGCATCTGTTCGAAGAGACCGCTCAGGAGACCTTGACCTTCCGCAATACCCCCGACCAGACGGCTCTTCCGATGCGGCGGCTCGGCTCGTTTCTGCCCGGCACCGGCGTCGGCGGATCCATCATCCATTGGAACGGCCAGGCCTGGCGCTTCCTGCCCTATGATTTCCAGATTCGCAGCCAGACCGTCGCGCGATACGGGAACGCCGCGGTTTCGCAGGACATGATGCTGCAGGACTGGGGCATCACCTATGACGAGCTAGAGCCCTACTACATGCGCTGGGAGGAACTGTGCGGCATCGCTGGCCAGGCCGGCAACGTCAAGGGACAGAAACAGGCGGGCGGCAATCCCTTCGAAGGGCCTCGCTCGAAGCCCTACCCCACGCCCCCGATGAAGCAGACCTACGGGCCGACGCTGTTCGGTCAAGCGGCAGCTTCCCTCGGGCTGCACCCGTTTCCATGCCCTTCGGGCAACATGTCGCAAGCCTATACCAATCCGCTCGGCGTCACGCTGGCGCCCTGCACCTATTGCGGCTTCTGCGAGAAATTCGGCTGCGGCAACTATTCCAAGGCCAGTGCCCAGACGACCATCCTGCCCGTCCTGATGCGGAAGAAGAATTTCACCGTTCGCACGGAAAGCGAGGTCACGCGGGTCAACGTGGACGCTTCCGGCAAGCACGCGACCGGCGTCACTTACGTCGACGCCCAGGGCAACGAATTCGAGCAGCCGGCGGATCTCGTCATTGTGTGCGCCTATGCCACGCACAACGTGCATCTGCTGATGAGCTCAGGCATCGGCAAGATCTACGATCCAGGTACTGGCCAGGGCACGCTCGGTAAGAACTACTGCTATCAGCTCACGCCTTCCGTCGACCTGTTCTTCGATGACAAGCTCCTCAATCCTTTCGTCGGGGCGGGCGCGTTGGGCGTCATCGTCGACGATTGGAACGGCGACAATTTCGACCACACCGGCCTCGGATTCATCCATGGCGGGTATATCGCCGGCTACATGACGACGGGACGTCCAATCGAAACGGAGCTGTTGCCGGAAGGAACCCCGAAATGGGGCGCCAAGTGGAAGAAGGCCTTCGTCGAGAATTATCTCAAGTCGATGTCCGTGTCGCTCATGGGGGCGGTCATGCCGGACAAGTCTAACCATCTCGATCTCGATCCGTCCTACCGCGATGTCTATGGCCGGCCGCTCATGCGCATGACCTACGACTTCAAGCAGAACGAACTGAAGATGCAGGATTTCGCCATGGGCAAGATGGTGGAGATCGCGCACGCCATGAAGCCTCGCGAGATCAAGAAGTCGGCGCGCGGACCGCACTATGACATTGAGCCTTATCAGTCGACGCACAACACCGGTGGCGCCATCATGGGCGCCAGCCCGGCCGACAGCGTGATCAACAGATATCTCCAGCACTGGGACGTGCCCGATCTGTTCGTGGTTGGCGCCAGCGCCTTCCCCCACAATAGCGGCTACAACCCGACCGGAACGGTAAGCGCTCTTGCGCTGTGGGCAGCGGATGCGATCCGCCGCCAATACCTCAAGCATCCCGGCCCATTGGTGCACACATGA
- the ctaD gene encoding cytochrome c oxidase subunit I gives MSSQSAHVETYFAEGAGIRSWLLTTDHKRIAWLYLVSLTGFFFLGGFFAVLMRIELATPAGDLVSDAVYNRLFSLHGIIMVWFFLVPSIPASLGNFLLPLMIGARDLAFPRVNLASWYVFIIGSGFALASVVAGGVDTGWTFYTPLSSLYSDSFVSTAALGVFIVGFSTIMTGINFIVTVHKLRAPGLTWFRLPIFVWTLYATSLVMVLATPVLAASLILIVLERVFGIGIFNPDLGGDPLLFQHLFWFYSHPAVYIMILPGMGVVSEVLPCFSRRPLFGYTSVALASMAIAVLGFLVWGHHMFVSGQSTYAGVVFSFLSFCVAIPSAIKVFNWSLTLRKGEITFEAPMLYSLFFLALFTFGGLAGLALAALGFDVHVHDTYFVVAHFHYIMVGGMVMAFMAGIHFWWPKMTGRLYAEMWGRVAAVTSLVGFNLTFFPQFVLGYLGMPRRYHTYPPEFQFWHVLSSAGAVVLAIGYLMPLFYLGWSLFRGATAPANPWGATGLEWQTSSPPPPHNFEVTPVVTRPAYDYPMKGLQHERFSPHRREDA, from the coding sequence ATGAGCAGCCAGAGCGCGCATGTCGAGACCTATTTCGCGGAGGGCGCGGGCATACGGTCCTGGTTGCTGACCACCGACCACAAGCGCATCGCCTGGCTCTATCTCGTGTCGTTGACGGGCTTCTTCTTCCTGGGCGGGTTCTTCGCCGTTCTCATGCGCATCGAGCTTGCGACACCGGCGGGCGACCTCGTCTCCGACGCCGTCTACAATCGCCTTTTCTCCCTGCACGGCATCATCATGGTGTGGTTTTTCCTGGTGCCATCGATCCCGGCCAGTTTGGGGAATTTTCTGCTGCCGCTGATGATCGGCGCCCGCGATCTCGCCTTTCCGCGTGTCAATCTTGCGAGCTGGTACGTCTTCATCATCGGCAGCGGGTTTGCGCTCGCTTCGGTCGTGGCCGGCGGTGTCGACACCGGTTGGACGTTCTACACCCCGCTTTCCAGCCTCTATTCCGACAGTTTCGTTTCCACAGCCGCGCTTGGCGTGTTCATCGTCGGCTTCTCCACCATCATGACCGGCATCAACTTCATCGTCACAGTTCACAAGCTCAGGGCTCCCGGCCTGACCTGGTTCCGGCTGCCGATCTTTGTGTGGACGTTGTATGCGACCAGCCTGGTGATGGTGCTGGCAACGCCGGTGCTTGCGGCTTCCCTGATACTGATCGTGCTGGAACGTGTCTTCGGGATCGGCATCTTCAATCCGGACCTCGGCGGCGATCCTCTGCTGTTCCAGCATCTGTTCTGGTTCTACTCGCATCCGGCCGTCTACATCATGATCCTGCCCGGAATGGGTGTCGTCTCGGAGGTGCTGCCCTGCTTCAGCCGGCGGCCGCTGTTCGGCTACACCTCGGTCGCGCTCGCCTCGATGGCCATAGCCGTTCTAGGCTTCCTGGTCTGGGGACATCACATGTTCGTCTCAGGACAGTCCACCTATGCAGGGGTGGTCTTTTCGTTCCTGTCGTTCTGTGTGGCCATTCCATCCGCCATCAAGGTCTTCAACTGGAGCCTGACGCTTCGCAAGGGCGAGATCACCTTCGAGGCGCCGATGCTTTATTCGCTGTTCTTCCTGGCGCTGTTCACATTCGGCGGACTGGCGGGTCTCGCGCTCGCCGCGCTGGGCTTCGACGTGCATGTGCACGACACCTATTTCGTTGTGGCGCATTTCCATTACATCATGGTCGGCGGCATGGTGATGGCGTTCATGGCCGGCATCCATTTCTGGTGGCCGAAGATGACTGGGCGACTCTATGCGGAGATGTGGGGGCGTGTCGCTGCGGTGACGTCCCTGGTGGGGTTCAATCTGACGTTCTTTCCGCAGTTCGTGCTGGGCTATCTCGGCATGCCGCGCCGCTACCACACCTATCCACCGGAGTTCCAGTTCTGGCATGTGCTCTCCTCGGCCGGAGCGGTGGTGCTCGCAATAGGCTACCTCATGCCGCTCTTCTATCTTGGCTGGTCGCTGTTTCGCGGGGCCACAGCCCCGGCCAACCCCTGGGGTGCGACCGGTCTCGAATGGCAGACGAGCTCGCCGCCGCCGCCGCACAATTTCGAAGTGACGCCGGTCGTCACGCGACCTGCCTATGACTATCCCATGAAGGGACTGCAGCACGAACGCTTCAGCCCGCATCGGCGGGAGGATGCATGA
- a CDS encoding cytochrome C oxidase subunit IV family protein, translated as MEHIRKLAFAYVALLVLLGLTVGSSFLDLHGANTAVNLLIAAMKAAVVAVVFMKLTGEETLPPLVAVAVALWLAILFGLTLIG; from the coding sequence ATGGAACACATCCGTAAGCTCGCCTTCGCTTATGTCGCATTGCTGGTCCTTCTTGGGCTGACGGTCGGATCATCCTTCCTCGATCTTCATGGTGCCAACACTGCCGTGAACCTTTTGATCGCGGCGATGAAGGCAGCTGTCGTCGCGGTGGTGTTCATGAAGCTGACCGGAGAGGAAACCCTGCCGCCGCTGGTTGCGGTGGCGGTCGCCTTGTGGCTGGCTATTCTCTTCGGGCTGACCCTGATCGGCTGA
- the coxB gene encoding cytochrome c oxidase subunit II, with the protein MSFAIHFAPPEASSVAGKVDVLFYGVLAFSTALTLLLTGLVVYYAVKYRAGTSADRTGARGRSLPLEIGWTGASLVVAFIIFAWGAELYVYRDQPPADALEIAGLGKQWMWTFRHAGGQREINELHVPAGKAVVVSLASQDVIHSFYVPAFRLKQDAVPGRTTHLWFIADKPGRYHLFCAEYCGTQHSEMGGWVTVMPPEQFAQWLAAQGQDESLAEGGARLFRALGCSGCHGPSSKVRAPDLAGVYGKPVALSDRQTVVADEAYLRDSILQPAKQIAAGYDPIMPSFDGLIDESELQMLVAYLKSLSASSPGRSETSQ; encoded by the coding sequence ATGAGCTTTGCAATCCATTTCGCGCCGCCGGAAGCCTCTTCGGTCGCAGGCAAGGTCGACGTCTTGTTTTATGGGGTGTTGGCATTCTCGACAGCTCTCACTCTGCTCCTGACAGGCCTTGTCGTGTACTATGCGGTGAAATACCGGGCAGGCACATCGGCGGATCGCACCGGCGCGCGCGGCCGTAGCCTGCCGCTGGAGATCGGCTGGACCGGCGCCAGTCTGGTCGTTGCGTTCATCATCTTCGCCTGGGGCGCTGAACTCTACGTTTACCGCGATCAGCCGCCTGCCGACGCTTTGGAAATAGCTGGGCTCGGCAAGCAGTGGATGTGGACGTTCCGCCATGCCGGCGGGCAGCGTGAAATCAACGAGCTGCACGTGCCGGCCGGCAAGGCGGTGGTCGTGTCGCTTGCCTCCCAAGACGTGATCCACTCGTTCTACGTTCCGGCATTCCGCTTGAAGCAGGACGCGGTGCCCGGCCGAACCACGCACCTGTGGTTCATTGCCGACAAGCCGGGGCGCTATCACTTGTTCTGTGCCGAATATTGCGGCACCCAGCATTCCGAAATGGGTGGCTGGGTGACCGTCATGCCGCCTGAACAATTCGCGCAGTGGCTCGCCGCGCAAGGCCAGGACGAATCCCTGGCCGAAGGTGGCGCGAGACTCTTTCGCGCCTTGGGCTGCTCGGGCTGCCACGGACCCTCGAGCAAGGTTCGCGCGCCCGACCTTGCCGGCGTCTACGGCAAGCCGGTCGCCTTGTCGGACAGGCAGACAGTGGTTGCCGACGAAGCCTATCTCAGGGACTCGATCCTGCAGCCCGCGAAACAGATCGCCGCCGGCTATGATCCGATCATGCCGAGTTTCGACGGCCTGATCGATGAATCGGAATTGCAGATGCTGGTGGCCTATTTGAAGTCGCTATCCGCCAGTTCACCCGGTCGCAGCGAGACGAGCCAATGA
- a CDS encoding c-type cytochrome — protein MITRRAVVLVAFAAALGAVLVTLGPFAYAQIGDFGKQERGRYLVAAGDCEACHTADDGKPFAGDRPIETPFGTIYSANITPDPETGIGAWTEEQFYRAMHEGLAADGRRLYPAFPYPWFTKVTREDVDDIRAYLRTLAPVRAKPRDNEFIWPLNHRFAMAAWNGLFFKPGEFQPGKDQSAEWNRGAYLVEGLGHCGACHTPKNILGSSKTSEAFQGAEVQNWFAPNLTGDKRTGLGSWSEEDIVASKPATMRARLPMVRWAQWSRTRPRS, from the coding sequence ATGATCACGCGACGCGCAGTCGTTCTGGTGGCATTTGCCGCAGCGCTCGGCGCGGTGCTCGTGACGCTGGGTCCCTTCGCATATGCTCAGATCGGTGATTTCGGCAAGCAGGAGCGTGGACGGTATCTGGTGGCGGCGGGAGATTGTGAGGCTTGCCATACTGCCGATGACGGCAAGCCCTTCGCGGGCGACAGGCCAATCGAGACGCCCTTCGGCACGATCTACTCCGCCAACATAACGCCGGATCCCGAGACCGGCATCGGGGCATGGACGGAAGAGCAGTTCTACCGAGCCATGCATGAGGGGCTGGCCGCCGATGGCCGGCGCCTTTACCCGGCCTTCCCTTATCCCTGGTTCACCAAGGTGACGCGCGAGGACGTCGACGACATCCGCGCCTACCTGCGCACCCTGGCCCCGGTGCGGGCCAAACCGCGCGACAACGAATTTATCTGGCCACTCAATCACAGGTTTGCCATGGCGGCATGGAATGGCCTGTTCTTCAAGCCCGGCGAATTCCAGCCCGGCAAGGACCAGTCCGCCGAATGGAATCGCGGTGCCTACCTGGTTGAGGGGCTCGGCCATTGCGGCGCCTGCCACACGCCCAAGAATATTCTCGGCTCATCGAAGACGTCGGAAGCCTTTCAAGGCGCCGAGGTGCAGAACTGGTTCGCGCCCAACCTGACGGGCGACAAACGCACGGGCCTGGGCTCCTGGAGCGAAGAGGACATCGTGGCCTCAAAACCGGCCACAATGCGCGCACGACTGCCTATGGTCCGATGGGCGCAGTGGTCAAGGACTCGACCTCGAAGCTGA
- a CDS encoding c-type cytochrome has protein sequence MRAALAVLVGMAPLLAACKQQMAEQPRYNPLDASNEFADGASARMPIQGTIERGEDLSATPQTIPYPITFALLQHGRQRFEIFCAPCHGRAGDGRGVIPRHGFPSPPSYHQDALRQASDRHFYDVITNGYGVMYSYRSRVPPADRWAIVAYIRALQYSRDAPVAELSEDLKAKLRSEAVP, from the coding sequence ATGAGGGCGGCCCTCGCCGTGCTGGTCGGCATGGCGCCGTTGCTTGCCGCCTGCAAGCAGCAAATGGCCGAGCAACCGCGCTACAATCCGCTCGACGCAAGCAACGAGTTTGCCGATGGCGCATCGGCGCGCATGCCGATACAGGGTACAATCGAGCGCGGTGAAGATCTCTCGGCGACCCCCCAGACGATTCCCTATCCAATAACATTTGCCCTGCTCCAACATGGACGCCAGCGGTTCGAGATCTTCTGCGCGCCCTGCCACGGGCGCGCCGGCGATGGCCGCGGGGTGATCCCCAGGCACGGCTTTCCTTCGCCGCCAAGCTACCATCAGGACGCGCTGCGCCAGGCTTCGGACCGCCATTTCTATGATGTCATCACCAACGGATACGGAGTGATGTATTCCTACCGATCGCGGGTGCCGCCGGCGGATCGGTGGGCGATCGTTGCCTACATCCGTGCGCTACAATATTCGCGCGATGCACCGGTGGCTGAACTGAGCGAGGATCTGAAGGCCAAGCTCCGGAGCGAGGCCGTCCCATGA
- a CDS encoding gluconate 2-dehydrogenase subunit 3 family protein, translating into MPQFGSTRTRNHGRVVKPKKVSRRQFLAVSATAAAAAGGVGTAPAFSRDVHGGDKDPWLPHQADAPHPLQAPDYKFFTPEEAAFIEAATERLVPDDAIGPGAKACGVALFIDHQLAGAYGRAQGWYMQGPWSKGEETQGYQSRLTPSALYRAAIKAIEDHVASSHSAAPFAGLAPDQQDAIISDLEKGKLDLGGVDAKTFFKMLWLNTKEGMFSDPIYGGNKDMAGWKMLGFPGARYNYLDWVDRHGQRYDQPPVGIRGRPEWNGEG; encoded by the coding sequence ATGCCCCAGTTTGGCTCCACACGCACTCGCAATCATGGCCGCGTCGTGAAACCGAAAAAAGTCAGCCGCCGCCAATTCCTGGCGGTCAGTGCAACCGCCGCAGCGGCAGCCGGAGGCGTTGGCACGGCACCCGCCTTTTCACGTGATGTTCATGGTGGCGACAAAGATCCGTGGCTGCCGCATCAGGCCGACGCTCCGCATCCCCTCCAGGCCCCTGACTACAAGTTTTTTACACCCGAGGAGGCGGCTTTCATCGAAGCCGCTACCGAAAGGCTCGTTCCAGACGACGCCATCGGGCCCGGAGCCAAGGCATGCGGGGTTGCGCTGTTCATCGATCATCAATTGGCCGGTGCCTACGGTCGGGCACAGGGCTGGTACATGCAAGGCCCCTGGTCAAAGGGAGAGGAGACGCAGGGCTATCAATCGCGCCTGACCCCTTCTGCGCTCTATCGGGCAGCCATCAAGGCTATAGAGGACCACGTCGCGTCCTCGCATTCTGCCGCGCCTTTCGCCGGCCTGGCACCAGACCAACAGGACGCGATCATAAGCGATCTCGAGAAAGGCAAGCTCGACCTTGGCGGGGTGGATGCCAAGACCTTTTTCAAGATGCTCTGGCTGAACACCAAGGAGGGCATGTTCAGCGATCCCATCTATGGCGGGAACAAGGATATGGCGGGATGGAAGATGCTTGGGTTTCCCGGCGCGCGGTACAATTATCTCGACTGGGTCGACCGGCACGGACAACGCTATGATCAACCGCCAGTCGGGATCCGCGGCCGTCCGGAATGGAACGGGGAAGGCTGA
- a CDS encoding c-type cytochrome: protein MVKDSTSKLTDQDLQAIATFLKSLPAFTPNSAGSADQKMLSAGKAIYGDDCAACHQLGGEGVEGVFPSLRGDAVVQSDQPLSMLRLILNGGHAAATAQNPNDKTMPSFGWKLSDDQIAALATYVRNAWGNQAAPVTAETVRKLRSSTDSVTGSY, encoded by the coding sequence GTGGTCAAGGACTCGACCTCGAAGCTGACGGACCAGGATCTGCAGGCAATCGCCACGTTCCTCAAATCCTTGCCTGCCTTCACCCCCAATTCTGCTGGCAGTGCCGATCAGAAGATGCTCAGCGCCGGAAAGGCAATTTATGGCGATGATTGCGCTGCATGCCACCAGCTCGGCGGCGAAGGTGTCGAGGGTGTGTTCCCTTCGCTGAGGGGCGACGCGGTCGTGCAATCGGACCAACCGCTGTCGATGCTTCGCCTCATTCTGAACGGCGGCCATGCCGCAGCGACGGCGCAGAACCCCAACGACAAGACGATGCCATCGTTTGGCTGGAAATTGTCGGACGACCAGATCGCTGCGCTCGCCACCTATGTTCGTAACGCCTGGGGCAACCAGGCCGCTCCGGTAACTGCGGAAACGGTCCGGAAACTGCGCAGTTCCACCGATAGCGTCACGGGCTCTTACTGA